In the Pseudonocardia sediminis genome, CGGCCTGTTCGAGTTTCGGGATCAGCTCGGCCAGCTGGTCGGCCTCGGCGCGGGCGGCGGCGGCCGCCGCCCGGAGCTGGTCGGCTTCCTGAGAATCGGTGGCGGCGTCGGCGTGCGCGCCGTAGAGGGTGGCGTCGGTTTGGCGCTGGCGTAGGGCTTCGTGGGTGGCGTCGAGTTCGTCGGCGACGTAGCGGGGCGCCCACCGCTGTTCGCGCTCCCACGCCGCTACCCGGGCGCGCAGCAGGCCCTCGCTGGCTTGTTCCTCGTCCGCGCCGGCGTCCGGGAGGTCGAGCGCGGCGTGCGCGTCCCGGTAGAGCGCGTGCTTTTCCACCAGTCCAGCCGCCGGTGCCGGGCTGAGCGGGTCCGCCGGGTCGTCGTGGCCGACCCACTCCCGATACGCGGCCGCCCGACCGGCCTGGTCCTGCCACACGGCCCGCCCGGCCGGGTCGTCGGGCACCGGGCCAAGCGCTTCGCGCGCCCACTGCGGCGGCTGCGCGGCAAGCTGGGCACCAAGCTCAATGCGGCGGGTGTCGGCGGCGTCGGCGAGCGCCTGCAGCCCGGCGAGGGAGGCCTCCGGTAGATCACACGGGAGCAGGTCGGCGAACGTGGACACGTGCGGGTCAAGGTGTCCGTCCAGCGCGGTGCGGATCCGGAAGTGCACCACCTGCGCCACCGACGTCGACCCGTCCAACGGGCGGGCGGTGATGGCGTCGCGCAGCACATGGGCGGGGTCGTGGCCGGCCAGCTCGGCGATGCGCAGGAGTTGATCGAGGCTGGAGCGAGCCTGGTCGGCGGCCAGCGCGACCCGGTGCTGTTCGGGCAGGGTGCCGTCGGCGGTGAGCTGGTCGAGCCAGCGCCCGGTCCGCCCCGCGGTGGCGTCGGCGATCACCGCGAGCATCGGGTCGACATGGGTGGCGATGTGCCGGTCGTGGTCGGCGGCGGCCTCGGCTTGGGCCAGTGCGGTGGTGTTTGGGTCCTGCTCGGGTGGGCGGATCACGTCGGCCAGGACCGCGGCCGGGTCGCGAGGCGCGACGGTGAAGGTCTCGCCGGTGTCCGCGCCCTCGGCCACCTGGCGGGTGATCACCACGGCATGGTTCGTGTCGCGGCCACGGGTCATCTGGGTGTACGCGGTGGCGCGGTCGGTGCCCGCGCCGAGGACGCTGATCCCGGCATCGACGGTGCGCCCGTGCGCAGCGTGCACTGTGGAGGCGTACGCGAGCGTGATGTTCTGCGCCACGTACAAGCCCGGGAGCTGGATCGGCTGGTCCAGGATCTCGTCGCCCGCGTCGTCGCGGCCGGTGATGCGGGCGACGACCAGGCCGTGCCCGTCCGGGCGGATGCCGGTGACTCGGTAGGTGAACCGGTTGATCGGGACCGTGTGGTTGCCTTCCCAGCCGTCGAGGTGCCAGCCGTTGTTGCGGGCCTGCACCAGGTCGCCTACCCCGGCCACCGTGCCCTCCCAGCCGTCGCGCCCGAGTGGGACGCCGGTCTCGGTGACGCGGCCGAGGCGGACCAGCTCGGCGCGTAGCGCCTGCGATGTCCGCGCCGCGGCCGCGTTCGACCCGACCACCAACAGCGCGTCGCGGCCGCGCAGGGTGGAGTCCAGCCACAGCCGGGCGGCCTCGGTTTCGGCCTGCTCCCTCGTGCCGCCCGGCACCAGGCGCCCGTTCTTCACGTACTCGGGGATCACCGTGGGGTCGCCGTCGCGCAGCCGCAGCGACGCCGGCCCCTCCCATTCGTGGGTGAACCGGCGGACCTCGGCCAGCTCGTAGCTCCCGGCCCGGGCGGCGACGTCGGCCAGGGCGCCACCGGCGCCGACGGCGGCGAGTTGGCGGGAGTCCCCGACCAGCAACAGCTTCACCCCGGCCTGTTCGCAGCGGCGGGTGATCGCCGCCAGGGTCCGGGGTGGCGGCCGCGCCCGCCTCGTCGACCACCAGCATGTCCCCCGCTCGCAGGCGCAGCGCCTCGTCGCCGGGGCGGGCGGTGCCGGCATCGAGGCGGTTTTGGGCGTCGAGCCAGGCGCGGATGTTGCGGGCGGTGACCCCCTCCTCGGCGAGCACCTCGGCTTGGCGCTGCCCGTAGGCGACCCCGAACACCCTCGGGCCGTCACCCGGGCTGCCGCCATCGGCCGTGGTCGCCGCGGCCTGGCCGGTCTGGGGCCAGGTCTCGGCCACGGTGCCGACCAGGAACGACTTCCCGGTCCCGGCCGGCGCGGCGAGCACCTCCACCGCGGCGCCGGAGGTGAGGATCCCGCGCAGCGCCGCGGCCTGGTCGGCGCCCAGCTCCCAGCCAGCGTCGGCGAAGCGAGCCAGCACGGCGTCGGCCTGCTCGGAGCTCCAGGCGGGGGCGCCGCGCCGGATCGCGGCGTCGCGCAGGTACTGCTCGCCCAGCAGTTGGTCGTCCGTGGCGAAGCGTTGCGTCCCGGGTTTGACGAACACGCTCGTCCCGTCGGCGCGGTAGTAGCGCTCCTCGAGCCCCGCCGGCCCCACCGGATCGGTCACCATCCGCGCCTGGCCCACGGCCTTGTCCGTGAGCCCTTCCAGGAGCGGCCCGACCTGCTCCGGGCCGATCCCCAAGTGGCCCGGGAGGGCATCGGAGATCGCGCGGGTCAGATCCGAGCGGGTCCAGGATTGCTTGGCGTTCTTCACCTGCTCCAACGCGCGGGTGATCACGTCGCGCTCCGACCACATCGCCGGCTGCCCCGCGGTGTGCTCGGTGACCGCCCGGGCGACCTCGGCGAGATCTTGGCCGAGCTTCTCGGCGTGCCGGTCGGCCCACTCGGTAAGCTGCTCGTTGCGGGGCAGACCCTCGTAGGACTTGCCCCGCCGGGTGGCCAGGGTGGCCTGTTCCATCAGTGCGGCCCGCTCGTGCCCGGACGGCGCCCGGCCGTTCGCCTCGGTGAACGCCGCGATCAACTTCTCCGCCGCGGGTTCGATCGCGGCACGGCGCTGGCTGAACAGCTCCCGGGACGCCGGGTCGACCGCGGCGAGCTCGCGGGCCTTGCCGTCCGGGCGGAACTCCCACACCGCGCCGAGCTGCTGCCAGCACCACGCCTCCGCGCTGCGGTCGGCGTGCGCGCCGCCGGCGGCCTGCCACTGGAACAACAACGACCCGTCCAGCGCCCGCCACTTCCCATCCGCGCACTTGGCCTTGTTCAGGATCGTGCCGTGCGCGTGCAGCTGCGGGTCCCCGTCGCGGGAGTCGTGCTGCAGAAACGACGCCGCCACCAGGCCATGGGCGTCCACCCACTGCCCGGCGCCGCCGCCGTGGTGCCCGGCGCGGGCGTAGCCGGCCTTGTCTGCGTAGAAGTCCAACAGCGCCCGGTGCCCGACCATCACCGCCTCCTCCACGACCGCGGCCTTGCGCGCCCACTGCTCGGCGGCGTCGTGGTCGCCCGCGGCCCGGACCTCGTTCGCCGCGCGCTCGAACGCCACCCACATCACCGTCAGCGACTTCGGCGCCGAAAAGGTCGTGTCGTAGAACGCCACCGACTGCCGCGCCGACTGCGCGGCCTGAGCGCGTAGCTCGGCGCGCTGCTCGGGCCCGGCGTCCGGGTGCGCGTCGAGCAAACCGGCGTAGATGTCCTCGGCCTTGCGGTAGTTGCGCGGGGCGTTGCCGATCCGCCCGGCCTCCCCCCACGTCGCCCGCGAGGCGGTGTTCAGGTCGCGTGGGTCCAGGCCGTGGGTGTAGAGCGCCTTCATCACGTCGGCGTCCACCTCGCCGTCAAGGCCGAGCTCGGCGGCGCCGGCGCCGTACCAGATGCCCGGCGGTTCACCGGCGACCACGGCGCCGGTGTAGTAGCCCTCCCGGCCCTTCGCCACGGCGTCGGTCAGGTAGTCGGTGTCGTGGCCGGTCTGCAGACTCACGACCATCAGAAGCCTCCTGAAACGATCTTGCAGACGATCATGGACATCGCCGGGTGTTGATCTCCGGTGCGGGCCCGCAGGGCCCGCACCACCCCGTCGGATCGCGTGATGCAGGGGTGTGCTTTGTCAGTTGGGGGTTTCGCGTCGTTTCTCTTGATCTGGCTCTTGATCTGGCTCTGGCCGTTGCTGTTGCTCTCACTGGTGCTGCTGTTCGGGTCGGTGCCGTCGGTTCTCGTGGCGCTGGAAGATCGCGTGGGTGCGGCTCGGTGGTCGGTGGTCGAGGCTCGCGGAGAGATCACGGCGCTTCGTCGCTCGGCTGTTCGCACGGCCGCCGCTCGGGTACGGCCGGTCGCCCGGTGGACGGTGCGCGGCCTCGGGGCCGGATCGCGACGCCGTGGGCCCGTAGTGCGGCCAGGACGGTCCCGGGGCTGACGTCGAGCAGCACGGCGATGCCGCGCGCGCTCGCGCCGCCCCGGTACAGGCGCACCGCGCGCTCGAGGTCCAGGCCGCCGGCCTCAGCGCCGCGGACGGTGGCGCGGCGGTGACAGGAGCGGCACAAGGGCCGGTATCGGGCCGGGTCAGTGCTGTAGCGGCGCCCGCGTCCCGTCTCGGTCTGCTCGTCGGGGTCGGTGCCGTCGTAGGACCACAGCGTCGCCGGGCCTGTGCAGGCTGCGCACGCGCGACCGGCGGCCGGGCCGCGTTGGGCCCGGACCCGCCGGTGCGCGGCCGCGTAGCCGACCGCCGAGCGCGCCCGGGCCGGGCCGCCGCCGAGCGGGTCGCCATGACGGCGCAGGCGCCCGTAGTGGCGCCCGCAGTAGCCGCGTCCCCGGTGTGGTCGCGGGCACCCGACGACCGAGCAGCCGCGTCCGCCGCGGTCCGCGCGTTGACGCCGCAGCGTCAACTCGGTCCGATCCGGGCTGGTGGTCATCGGTGGCTCCGGTGCAACGAACGCTGGTAGGCCTCCGCCTCGGCGTATT is a window encoding:
- a CDS encoding AAA family ATPase, with amino-acid sequence MKLLLVGDSRQLAAVGAGGALADVAARAGSYELAEVRRFTHEWEGPASLRLRDGDPTVIPEYVKNGRLVPGGTREQAETEAARLWLDSTLRGRDALLVVGSNAAAARTSQALRAELVRLGRVTETGVPLGRDGWEGTVAGVGDLVQARNNGWHLDGWEGNHTVPINRFTYRVTGIRPDGHGLVVARITGRDDAGDEILDQPIQLPGLYVAQNITLAYASTVHAAHGRTVDAGISVLGAGTDRATAYTQMTRGRDTNHAVVITRQVAEGADTGETFTVAPRDPAAVLADVIRPPEQDPNTTALAQAEAAADHDRHIATHVDPMLAVIADATAGRTGRWLDQLTADGTLPEQHRVALAADQARSSLDQLLRIAELAGHDPAHVLRDAITARPLDGSTSVAQVVHFRIRTALDGHLDPHVSTFADLLPCDLPEASLAGLQALADAADTRRIELGAQLAAQPPQWAREALGPVPDDPAGRAVWQDQAGRAAAYREWVGHDDPADPLSPAPAAGLVEKHALYRDAHAALDLPDAGADEEQASEGLLRARVAAWEREQRWAPRYVADELDATHEALRQRQTDATLYGAHADAATDSQEADQLRAAAAAARAEADQLAELIPKLEQADAARAAWTAETAVTRDKAERGRAALGLCGIDLDAPYEKVTAQEWIDAERAERLADDAHRPITEHDLRDHAHDELDHTRPAPADETHLDEPTADHSPEPPERQDRRRDHDLVAEPAPDDIREASTPDPGERADPEERRRVPLPDETDTTLDRAYIAVDEIEARYRAEAAHARDEDTAAEPEDDIRLDELHRWAGHDVTTVSSDDHADAVEDDDPVLDRGLPGE